The proteins below are encoded in one region of Bremerella sp. P1:
- a CDS encoding sulfatase, whose translation MTRTTALLIVLFLSSLSQAADKPLNVLFIISDDLTPTALSCYGNDVSKTPNIDRLAAQGTRFTHAYCNATYCGPSRASFLSGYYPHATGVMGYVSPRPQIGDRAMWPQHFRNNGYYTARVSKIFHMGVPGGIESGGDGADDPICWVERFNSPGPEWKAPGDGETLEGNPDGKKPVVGGNTFVVVEADGDDEVHSDGKTAAKAVELIEQHAKADKPFFLAVGFVRPHVPFVAPRKYVEPYKPYANRELPEKVPGDWDDIPRMGINYKTSKNMKMDIRRQKKAVGGYYGAVAFLDAQVGKVLDALEASGEADNTIVIFTSDHGFHLGQHDFWAKVSLHEESASVPLIIKVPGQKPAVCDSLTQLLDLYPTTAALCGLEVPERLQGKDITPMLNDPKASVHDEILNVSPMQKGFLLRTDRWAFIQYKEDGTGGVELFDMEKDPKQYTNLAGDPKYQDVVKEFQAKLVTKLADLRTNDLDD comes from the coding sequence ATGACTCGCACGACTGCGCTGCTGATCGTCCTTTTTCTCTCTTCCCTGAGCCAAGCTGCCGACAAGCCGCTGAACGTGTTGTTCATCATTTCGGACGACCTCACACCGACGGCGCTTTCGTGCTACGGGAATGATGTCAGCAAGACGCCCAACATCGATCGTTTGGCTGCCCAAGGAACACGATTCACCCACGCCTACTGCAATGCGACCTACTGCGGTCCGAGTCGTGCGTCGTTTCTTTCTGGCTATTACCCGCATGCGACCGGTGTGATGGGTTACGTGAGTCCTCGTCCGCAGATCGGTGACCGGGCCATGTGGCCGCAGCACTTTCGTAACAACGGTTACTACACGGCTCGCGTGAGCAAGATCTTTCACATGGGCGTCCCAGGCGGGATCGAAAGTGGCGGAGACGGCGCCGACGATCCGATCTGCTGGGTCGAACGTTTCAACAGCCCCGGCCCGGAATGGAAAGCGCCCGGCGATGGCGAAACGCTCGAAGGCAATCCCGATGGCAAGAAGCCTGTGGTAGGCGGCAATACGTTTGTCGTAGTCGAAGCAGACGGGGACGATGAAGTTCACAGCGACGGGAAGACCGCCGCGAAAGCGGTCGAGCTCATTGAGCAACACGCGAAGGCTGACAAGCCGTTCTTTCTGGCCGTGGGGTTTGTTCGCCCGCACGTTCCGTTTGTCGCGCCGCGTAAGTATGTCGAGCCTTACAAGCCGTACGCTAATCGCGAACTGCCTGAGAAAGTCCCCGGCGACTGGGATGACATTCCGCGCATGGGCATCAACTACAAGACCAGCAAGAACATGAAGATGGATATCCGCCGTCAGAAGAAAGCGGTTGGTGGGTACTACGGCGCGGTCGCGTTTCTCGACGCCCAGGTTGGCAAGGTGTTGGATGCCCTGGAAGCCAGCGGCGAGGCCGACAATACGATTGTTATCTTCACCAGCGATCATGGCTTTCACCTCGGTCAGCACGACTTCTGGGCAAAGGTGAGCCTGCACGAAGAGTCAGCCAGCGTTCCGCTGATCATCAAAGTGCCAGGGCAGAAGCCTGCCGTGTGCGACTCGCTAACGCAGCTATTGGACCTCTATCCCACCACCGCCGCGCTGTGCGGCCTGGAAGTCCCGGAGCGGCTACAAGGGAAAGACATCACGCCGATGCTCAACGATCCGAAGGCCAGCGTGCACGACGAGATCTTGAACGTCTCGCCCATGCAAAAAGGCTTCCTCCTGCGTACCGATCGCTGGGCGTTCATCCAATACAAGGAAGACGGCACCGGCGGCGTCGAGCTGTTCGATATGGAGAAAGATCCCAAGCAGTACACGAATCTGGCTGGCGATCCGAAGTATCAGGATGTGGTGAAGGAGTTTCAGGCGAAACTGGTAACGAAGCTGGCGGATTTGCGGACGAATGACTTGGACGACTAA
- a CDS encoding SDR family oxidoreductase — MESRSRMIIGCGYVGIPLAEAFHAAGDSVFPTTRSQERARQFEQQGYHPQIADVTNTDTLRSLPDADTVVFAVGYDADSGASREDVYAEGLKNVLDHLPESTRRLVFVSTTGVYGDADGQTVDEDTPCDPARPGGKAFLKAEQYLRDHSVWSSRSVILRMAGIYGPKRIPRSADIQAGRPIPAPGGGALNLIHVDDAVQAIRLAADAESFSPLYIVSDGTPVDRRDYYKEVARLLGAPEPTFEEPDPDSPAAKRAGSDRKMSNQRLVTELGFQPKHPSYREGLAAILGS; from the coding sequence TTGGAATCACGCTCGCGAATGATCATTGGATGTGGCTATGTCGGAATCCCATTGGCCGAAGCTTTTCATGCAGCCGGCGATTCGGTTTTCCCTACAACAAGGTCCCAGGAACGAGCCCGACAGTTTGAACAGCAGGGTTACCACCCGCAAATCGCCGACGTAACCAACACGGATACTTTGCGCAGTTTGCCAGATGCGGACACGGTCGTGTTCGCCGTTGGGTATGACGCCGACAGTGGGGCTTCCCGCGAGGATGTGTATGCCGAAGGTCTGAAAAACGTCCTCGATCACCTGCCAGAGTCGACCCGGAGGCTGGTCTTTGTCAGCACGACCGGCGTTTACGGCGACGCCGATGGTCAAACGGTCGACGAGGATACCCCCTGCGATCCGGCTCGCCCTGGCGGAAAAGCGTTTCTGAAAGCCGAACAGTACTTGCGCGACCATTCCGTCTGGTCCAGCCGAAGTGTCATTCTGCGGATGGCCGGGATCTATGGTCCCAAGCGCATCCCTCGCTCCGCTGACATCCAGGCCGGACGGCCAATTCCAGCCCCTGGCGGCGGTGCGTTGAACTTGATCCACGTCGACGACGCCGTCCAAGCCATTCGCCTGGCCGCCGATGCCGAGAGTTTTTCTCCTCTATATATTGTCAGCGACGGCACGCCAGTCGACCGCCGCGACTACTACAAAGAGGTAGCCCGGCTGCTGGGTGCCCCGGAACCAACCTTCGAAGAACCAGACCCCGATTCCCCAGCCGCCAAGAGGGCAGGCTCCGACCGGAAGATGAGCAACCAGCGATTGGTCACTGAGTTGGGCTTTCAGCCGAAGCACCCGAGCTACCGAGAAGGTCTGGCGGCGATTCTGGGTTCCTAG
- a CDS encoding S1C family serine protease: MKQRILPSSYLSGSVAASFRKFLIVCGLILCLPLLSNAQDKANPQIQRTAHFAEILTGDAPDNVADLRSMEQQIQQVSKKALAATVGVIVGPAQGSGVIVSEDGLILTAGHVIGAPNRDVTIILNDGTRVKGVTLGMDRSIDSGAIQITTPGKYDYLPIRKSSGLREGEWVLVMGHAGGIVKDRLPALRLGRVLASSRDVIATDATLVGGDSGGPLLDIQGNVIGINSRIGNRITANLHVPSTRYLEDIDRLKKSEVWGRLGGTQPYLGVRCESDRQEVVVTRVTPGSPAAKAGIEEGDEILRLNNRNIGTFDDLKLMVNQYSPGDRIKVRIRRSSGSVITLEVELADRRELDRN; this comes from the coding sequence ATGAAACAACGGATCCTCCCCTCCTCTTATCTTTCCGGTAGCGTGGCAGCATCCTTCCGAAAATTTCTGATCGTATGCGGTTTGATCTTGTGTTTGCCCCTACTGTCCAATGCACAGGATAAGGCCAACCCGCAGATTCAACGCACGGCACACTTCGCCGAGATTCTTACCGGAGACGCTCCGGATAACGTGGCCGACCTGCGTTCGATGGAACAGCAGATTCAACAGGTCAGTAAGAAAGCTCTCGCCGCAACCGTCGGTGTGATTGTCGGGCCCGCGCAAGGTTCTGGCGTGATCGTTAGCGAAGACGGACTGATCCTCACCGCTGGCCACGTGATTGGTGCCCCCAATCGCGATGTGACCATCATTTTGAACGACGGCACGCGGGTGAAGGGTGTGACGCTGGGTATGGACCGCAGCATCGACTCGGGTGCGATTCAGATCACCACGCCTGGCAAGTACGACTACTTACCGATTCGCAAGTCGAGTGGACTTCGCGAAGGAGAATGGGTTTTGGTGATGGGACATGCTGGCGGGATCGTGAAAGATCGCCTGCCGGCTTTGCGACTGGGCCGCGTGTTGGCTTCCAGCCGTGACGTGATTGCTACGGACGCTACCTTGGTGGGCGGCGACAGTGGTGGTCCTTTGTTAGACATTCAAGGCAACGTGATTGGGATCAACAGCCGAATCGGCAACCGGATCACGGCCAACTTACACGTTCCTTCCACACGCTACCTCGAAGACATCGACCGCCTGAAGAAGTCGGAAGTCTGGGGACGGCTGGGCGGAACGCAACCATATTTAGGTGTACGTTGTGAATCTGACCGACAGGAAGTCGTTGTCACACGCGTCACCCCAGGTTCCCCGGCAGCAAAAGCGGGAATCGAAGAAGGGGACGAAATCTTGCGACTTAACAATCGCAATATCGGAACCTTCGATGACTTGAAACTGATGGTAAATCAGTATTCTCCGGGCGATCGCATTAAGGTACGGATACGGCGCAGCTCGGGCAGCGTAATTACTCTTGAAGTTGAACTTGCAGATCGTCGCGAGTTGGACCGGAACTAG
- a CDS encoding trypsin-like peptidase domain-containing protein, with the protein MPRFRLNSLLSLLIMAPLSLAMLAPTPVIGQVFESDGIAMRFMKRVHQRSSSEVLGAFNSVVRNTRRATVELKRGGERVAMGGIVDPNGLIVTKASLVNTYNNDAPLVVELANGDQYLTSEVAAIDKENDLALVRIDGKNLPVMEIAKTSKLSLGSLLATAGLDEEPVAIGVYGLDPHKVDMKNAMLGVMLSREPGPATVDMVVEKSAAANAGILAQDIIVSLNDLAIDSGNHLIETVRTFEPGDSLRVKLKRADKEVLLSVILGEWVAGPNQARHEFQNHLGGELSTRRSGFPSVFQHDSYLQPEQCGGPIVNLDGQVVGLNIARAGRVATYAIPGAELSQSIAKMLSAAGATKNQDIVQSRLSAKPVISENGESALAPGETRWIPRETSK; encoded by the coding sequence ATGCCCCGGTTTCGTTTGAATTCATTGCTGTCCCTTTTGATCATGGCTCCTTTGTCGTTGGCGATGCTTGCCCCGACACCGGTCATCGGTCAAGTCTTTGAAAGTGACGGCATCGCGATGCGTTTCATGAAACGCGTCCATCAGCGCAGCAGTAGCGAAGTCCTGGGTGCGTTCAACTCGGTCGTACGCAACACGCGTCGTGCGACGGTTGAACTCAAGCGTGGCGGCGAACGCGTTGCCATGGGAGGCATCGTCGACCCCAACGGCTTGATCGTCACCAAGGCCAGCTTGGTCAATACGTATAACAATGACGCTCCCCTGGTCGTGGAACTGGCCAATGGCGATCAGTACCTGACCAGCGAAGTCGCTGCAATCGACAAAGAAAACGACCTGGCACTGGTTCGTATTGATGGCAAGAACCTGCCGGTAATGGAGATCGCCAAAACCAGTAAGTTGTCGCTGGGCAGTTTGCTGGCCACGGCCGGTCTGGATGAAGAGCCGGTCGCGATCGGCGTGTATGGTCTCGATCCACACAAAGTCGACATGAAGAACGCCATGCTCGGCGTGATGCTTTCCCGTGAACCAGGCCCAGCGACCGTGGACATGGTGGTCGAAAAGAGTGCCGCGGCAAACGCCGGCATTTTGGCTCAGGACATTATCGTTTCGCTCAATGATCTGGCGATCGATTCAGGCAACCATTTGATCGAAACCGTTCGCACCTTCGAGCCAGGTGATTCGCTCCGCGTGAAGCTCAAGCGGGCCGATAAAGAGGTCCTGCTAAGCGTCATTCTGGGCGAATGGGTTGCTGGTCCGAACCAGGCCCGTCATGAGTTCCAGAATCACCTCGGAGGCGAGCTGAGCACGCGTCGTAGCGGCTTCCCTTCGGTCTTCCAGCACGACAGCTATCTGCAGCCGGAGCAATGCGGCGGACCGATTGTCAACTTGGACGGACAGGTCGTCGGATTGAATATCGCTCGCGCGGGCCGCGTGGCCACCTATGCGATTCCAGGAGCCGAGTTGTCGCAGTCGATTGCCAAGATGCTTTCGGCGGCGGGAGCGACCAAGAATCAGGACATCGTGCAGTCACGCCTGAGTGCCAAGCCAGTGATCTCTGAAAATGGCGAATCTGCCCTGGCTCCTGGCGAGACCCGCTGGATTCCACGCGAGACGTCGAAGTAG
- a CDS encoding DUF4404 family protein, whose translation MQDKLAELRETLVELQRELREVDQLDADTKSRLEGVMESINDALHREDTEALTHPSLRETINEGNSQLEDSSYPSLTRILSNLADILGNSGL comes from the coding sequence ATGCAAGACAAACTGGCCGAACTGCGGGAGACCTTGGTCGAACTGCAGCGAGAACTACGCGAAGTTGACCAGCTGGACGCCGATACCAAATCACGTCTGGAAGGGGTCATGGAATCGATTAACGATGCACTGCATCGCGAAGACACCGAGGCCCTGACCCATCCTTCGCTGCGAGAAACGATCAACGAAGGAAACTCGCAGCTGGAAGATAGCAGCTATCCTTCTCTGACGCGTATCCTGAGTAATCTGGCTGATATCCTGGGCAATAGTGGACTGTAA
- a CDS encoding DUF1559 domain-containing protein, producing MRTQSWISRRGFTLVELLVVIAIIGVLIALLLPAVQQAREAARRIECSGNLKQLGLAMHNYHDVNNSLPIGYIGDTTGDGWVKGILPYIEQNAMYEQWTESQNYNTGTNQSNVCQKRIDLMSCPSDTESQWYNSIPQYNYAVNLGNTSSTRVSPLNGVTFASGPFHNENNAGGTCKTYGFRDIVDGTSNTLMLMEVRQGLEATDLRGLTWWGPGSGVTAHYGPNTTSPDALNSGFCKNNPQRGMPCQGYTGISDASNPLIFSSRSQHPGGVQVSLSDGSTRFIPETVDIATWRALGTMNQGEVVTLP from the coding sequence ATGCGCACTCAATCTTGGATCTCGCGCCGAGGTTTTACCTTGGTCGAACTGTTGGTGGTGATCGCCATTATCGGCGTTCTCATCGCCCTGCTCTTACCGGCTGTTCAACAAGCCCGTGAAGCAGCTCGCCGAATCGAATGCAGCGGCAACCTCAAGCAGTTGGGGCTGGCCATGCACAACTATCATGACGTGAACAACTCGCTGCCGATCGGCTACATCGGCGACACGACCGGCGACGGTTGGGTCAAAGGAATTCTGCCGTATATCGAACAGAACGCGATGTACGAACAGTGGACCGAAAGCCAGAACTACAACACCGGCACGAATCAGTCCAACGTCTGCCAAAAGCGAATCGACCTGATGAGTTGCCCCAGCGATACCGAATCGCAGTGGTACAACAGCATTCCGCAGTACAACTACGCGGTGAACCTGGGTAATACCTCGTCGACGCGAGTTTCGCCTCTGAACGGCGTGACCTTCGCTTCCGGTCCTTTCCACAACGAGAACAACGCTGGCGGTACCTGCAAGACGTACGGCTTTCGGGACATCGTTGACGGAACGAGCAACACGTTGATGCTGATGGAAGTTCGCCAAGGGCTGGAAGCCACCGACCTCCGTGGTCTGACATGGTGGGGTCCTGGCTCAGGCGTCACGGCCCACTACGGTCCGAATACGACTTCGCCGGATGCACTCAATAGTGGCTTCTGCAAAAACAATCCCCAGCGTGGCATGCCTTGCCAAGGTTATACGGGAATCTCCGATGCTTCGAATCCGCTGATCTTCTCCTCGCGTAGCCAACACCCTGGTGGTGTTCAGGTTTCGCTGTCGGATGGATCGACTCGCTTCATCCCTGAAACCGTCGACATCGCTACCTGGCGGGCTCTGGGAACGATGAACCAGGGCGAAGTCGTTACCCTTCCGTAA